A stretch of the Papaver somniferum cultivar HN1 chromosome 6, ASM357369v1, whole genome shotgun sequence genome encodes the following:
- the LOC113288662 gene encoding polyphenol oxidase I, chloroplastic-like, producing MEGNTVKWMGSTKGVLVLMMLSFVAAVSLTLMIFYVNDQNQDIKYLQQQLNNRDLGNFKETAELKNEFADISKAFGWVKNIIFDGFLGGKDLSYNSGINSENNHGEFDFDRRVISPNLSSCHDSYAVPGEMMVNCCPPRPESEEHVIDFVLPPPSTLRVRRPAHLVDDEYIAKLKKAVAIMKSLPYTDPRNWMRQANMHCLYCTGSYNQKYSNSIEVDIHKTWYFFPWHRMMIYFHEKIIGSLIGDEDFALPFWQWDAPEGMSMPSMYWEGALVDTERNPLHISPNSIGDLNYQMTESKLSSQELVSSNLAFMYNQMVSGATTSELFMGCPFKVGEAGECLGRGTIEAAPHNTMHSWVGKHANRYNENMGVFYSAARDPTFYAHHANIDRLWEVWRKMANYKKDIVDPDWLNAYFYFHNEKSQLVRVSIHQILNITDMGYRYQDVDLPWLNAKPKPSMSPKIARNKLKMNMKNYSTRADQNLNNVLQLVTEKSSCFEPAGRTLDSNVRVRVYRPRKSRSKKEVEAEEEVLVVYGIDVKKDMYVKFDVYINVLLSGSERTSDINLGPESREFAGTYVSLQHGVRKIMNEGDTMIKRKRKTNFKLGISELLKDLEADEDDSILVTLVPRNGSGVNTTVDGVRIDYLPRYTR from the exons ATGGAAGGAAATACGGTGAAATGGATGGGAAGTACTAAAGGTGTTCTCGTACTGATGATGCTAAGTTTTGTTGCTGCGGTTTCTCTTACTCTCATGATTTTCTATgtaaatgatcaaaaccaagataTAAAATATCTCCAGCAACAACTGAACAATCGGGATCTTGG GAATTTCAAGGAGACAGCTGAACTGAAAAATGAGTTCGCAGACATTTCTAAAGCGTTTGGCTGGGTGAAGAACATTATTTTTGATGGATTTTTGGGAGGAAAAGATTTGTCATATAATTCCGGGATAAATAGTGAAAACAACCATGGAGAATTTGATTTCGATCGTAGAGTAATTAGTCCGAATTTATCGTCTTGTCATGATTCTTACGCAGTACCAGGTGAAATGATGGTGAATTGCTGTCCACCTAGACCTGAATCAGAAGAACACGTTATTGATTTCGTGCTACCACCTCCGTCAACTCTCCGCGTTCGCAGACCTGCTCATTTAGTTGACGATGAATACATAGCCAAGTTAAAGAAAGCCGTGGCGATCATGAAATCTCTACCTTACACCGACCCGAGAAACTGGATGCGCCAAGCTAATATGCATTGTCTCTATTGCACAGGCTCTTACAACCAGAAATACTCCAATTCCATCGAGGTTGATATCCACAAGACATGGTACTTCTTTCCTTGGCATAGAATGATGATATACTTCCATGAGAAAATCATTGGGAGTCTCATTGGAGACGAAGACTTCGCATTGCCTTTCTGGCAGTGGGATGCGCCGGAGGGAATGTCAATGCCTAGTATGTACTGGGAAGGAGCATTGGTCGACACGGAGCGTAATCCACTGCACATCTCTCCGAACTCCATAGGTGACCTCAATTACCAGATGACTGAAAGTAAACTCAGCAGCCAAGAATTAGTATCAAGTAACCTTGCTTTCATGTATAACCAAATGGTTTCTGGTGCTACAACAAGTGAATTATTCATGGGTTGCCCTTTCAAAGTCGGTGAAGCCGGTGAATGTCTTGGGCGGGGGACAATTGAAGCTGCGCCGCACAACACAATGCATTCTTGGGTAGGCAAGCACGCCAACCGTTATAATGAAAACATGGGTGTCTTCTATTCAGCAGCTAGGGATCCTACATTTTATGCACATCATGCCAACATTGATAGGCTCTGGGAAGTCTGGAGAAAAATGGCGAATTACAAAAAAGATATAGTGGATCCTGACTGGCTAAACGCATACTTCTATTTCCACAACGAGAAGTCGCAGCTCGTTCGTGTAAGCATTCACCAAATTTTGAACATAACTGACATGGGTTACAGATATCAGGATGTCGACTTACCTTGGTTGAATGCTAAACCCAAGCCTTCAATGTCACCGAAGATCGCTCGtaacaaactgaagatgaacatgaagaattacAGCACAAGAGCCGATCAGAATTTGAACAATGTATTGCAGTTGGTGACTGAAAAGAGTTCATGCTTCGAGCCTGCGGGTCGAACTTTAGACAGTAATGTCAGAGTAAGGGTTTATAGGCCGAGAAAGAGTAGAAGCAAGAAAGAAGTGGAAGCAGAGGAAGAGGTTTTGGTGGTTTACGGAATAGACGTGAAGAAGGACATGTATGTGAAGTTTGATGTTTACATTAATGTGTTGCTCAGCGGCAGTGAAAGGACTAGTGATATCAATCTTGGTCCAGAGTCTAGAGAATTTGCAGGGACTTACGTTAGCTTACAACACGGAGTCCGGAAGATCATGAATGAAGGTGATACAATGATTAAAAGGAAGAGGAAGACTAATTTTAAGTTGGGAATCTCAGAGTTACTAAAAGATCTTGAAGCAGATGAAGATGATAGCATTTTGGTTACATTGGTTCCTAGAAATGGTTCCGGAGTCAACACTACCGTTGACGGGGTTCGCATCGATTATTTGCCGCGATATACTCGATAA
- the LOC113291222 gene encoding polyphenol oxidase, chloroplastic-like, with protein MKSRIRHIIDESWFYSNGGHVVVNTEDIKPSHVVLSPNLTTCHPSYTEQHKHVKCCPPKRLSEEPIIDFQFPDPSAQPIRVRRPAHVMSQDIDFVAKYNKAIAIMKSLPYDDPRNFMRQANIHCTFCTGAYNQQHFNTLMSVHMSWIFFPWHRMMIYFHERILGDLIGDDTFALPFWNWDSPVGMHVPDMFLNGSLSDKQRDGSHLPPQVVDSNYQGKERGLASKEQKAYNVGLMYTQMISAAKKPELFMGCPFKAGKDGYCKSPGTLENAPHNTLHYWMGSSLRHEREDMGSLYSAARDPIFYSHHSNIDRLWEVWRKLLNSKNIDPEDPDWLDTEFFFHNEKSQLVRVKIRDALDITKLRYTFEEVVNPWSHINARPKPAVPPHMAKQMLKMRNNDNGGLLLTASDFGRTGRILDNVVRVQVQRPRTNRTKNEIEYEEEVLVVYGIDIKTDVYAKFDVYVNAVDENAINPTTREFAGTFVNMRRGVKEMMNEDDVAVDHMKSNLKLGISELLEDLEADGDESIWVSLVPQGDTGVNISIDGIRIEYLR; from the coding sequence ATGAAAAGCAGGATCCGGCACATAATAGATGAAAGCTGGTTTTACAGCAATGGTGGCCATGTTGTAGTAAACACCGAGGATATAAAGCCTAGTCATGTTGTGTTGAGTCCCAACCTAACAACTTGTCATCCATCGTATACGGAGCAACATAAACACGTCAAGTGCTGTCCTCCAAAACGCCTTTCTGAAGAGCCCATCATTGATTTCCAGTTCCCTGATCCGTCAGCTCAACCAATTCGTGTTCGACGACCTGCACATGTCATGAGCCAAGACATAGATTTTGTTGCCAAGTACAACAAAGCTATAGCCATCATGAAATCACTTCCTTACGATGATCCTCGTAACTTCATGCGCCAAGCTAATATTCATTGCACATTCTGCACAGGAGCTTATAATCAACAACACTTTAATACCCTTATGAGTGTTCACATGTCGTGGATCTTCTTTCCGTGGCACCGCATGATGATATACTTCCATGAAAGAATCCTTGGAGACCTTATAGGAGACGATACTTTTGCTCTGCCATTTTGGAATTGGGACTCACCGGTGGGAATGCACGTTCCTGACATGTTCCTCAATGGGTCATTATCTGATAAACAACGTGACGGTTCTCACCTTCCTCCTCAAGTGGTCGACAGCAACTACCAAGGAAAAGAAAGAGGGTTAGCAAGCAAGGAACAGAAAGCATACAACGTTGGTTTGATGTACACACAAATGATTTCCGCCGCAAAAAAGCCAGAACTATTCATGGGTTGCCCTTTTAAAGCCGGCAAAGATGGGTATTGCAAGTCCCCGGGGACTTTAGAGAATGCACCTCACAACACATTACATTATTGGATGGGTAGCAGCTTACGACATGAAAGGGAGGACATGGGATCATTATACTCCGCTGCTCGCGATCCCATCTTCTATTCACATCACTCTAACATCGACCGCCTTTGGGAGGTATGGAGGAAACTTCTTAACTCTAAAAACATTGATCCTGAAGACCCTGATTGGTTAGACACCGAATTCTTTTTCCACAATGAGAAGTCGCAACTTGTTAGGGTCAAAATCAGAGATGCTCTTGACATTACGAAGCTAAGGTACACCTTTGAAGAGGTTGTAAATCCTTGGAGTCATATTAATGCACGTCCTAAGCCGGCTGTTCCTCCTCATATGGCAAAACAGATGTTGAAAATGAGAAACAATGATAATGGTGGGTTACTCTTGACAGCATCCGACTTTGGCCGCACTGGTCGAATTCTGGATAATGTCGTTAGAGTTCAGGTTCAGAGGCCTAGAACCAATAGAACGAAGAATGAGATAGAATACGAAGAAGAAGTTCTAGTTGTGTACGGGATTGATATCAAGACGGATGTTTATGCCAAATTTGACGTGTACGTAAACGCGGTTGATGAGAATGCGATCAATCCAACAACAAGGGAATTTGCAGGAACTTTTGTTAACATGCGCAGAGGTGTTAAGGAGATGATGAACGAGGACGATGTAGCTGTGGATCACATGAAGAGCAATCTTAAGTTGGGGATTTCGGAGCTGTTGGAAGACTTAGAAGCAGATGGCGATGAGAGTATTTGGGTGTCCTTGGTGCCACAAGGTGACACTGGTGTGAATATCTCCATTGACGGGATTCGGATTGAGTACCTTAGATGA
- the LOC113291221 gene encoding putative pectinesterase 11: protein MDYSTMRTPSASSPSSAFAASTSNNAIIILLLYFSFLVTLCSGSVLYPSDMSIAVLIKVDPSGNGDYVTIQDAINSVPPDNSEFVFISLKPGSYREKIVVPADRPFITLSGMDADTTIITWDDGGDIYQSPTFTVFASNFVGRYLTIQNTFGPSKKAVALRVSGDKAAFYGCRILSYQDSLLDAHGMHYYRDCYIEGGTDFICGNAASVFQRCHLHSLSKGTGAITAQGRASPEENTGYIFLGCSITGVGTALLGRPWGAYSRVIFALTYMPYHVILPVGWNDWGDPTKQSTVYYGQYNCYGGGANVSGRAEWSHVLSDEEAAPFLTKTMIGGRDWLRPVPTRFHKMPNSSPTTTTTTAPPPAAPPQQPTTEQPSSLA from the exons ATGGATTATTCAACAATGAGAACTCCTTCGGCTTCTTCTCCTTCCTCGGCTTTCGCTGCCAGTACTTCCAATAATGCAATAATAATTCTGCTACTATATTTTAGCTTTCTGGTTACATTATGTTCTGGTTCCGTTCTATACCCGTCCGATATGTCAATAGCAGTTCTCATAAAAGTTGATCCCTCCGGAAACGGAGATTATGTGACTATACAAGACGCCATCAATTCTGTCCCGCCTGACAATTCAGAATTTGTTTTCATATCGCTTAAACCGGGAAGTTACAG GGAAAAGATCGTCGTACCGGCTGATAGGCCCTTCATCACGCTTAGTGGCATGGACGCGGATACTACCATCATAAcatgggacgacggaggagataTTTATCAGTCTCCAACGTTCACTGTTTTCGCTTCTAATTTTGTGGGAAGATATCTCACAATTCAG AACACATTCGGACCGAGCAAGAAAGCGGTCGCACTGAGAGTATCCGGAGATAAAGCGGCGTTCTACGGGTGTAGAATTCTTTCTTATCAAGATAGTCTCCTGGACGCTCACGGAATGCATTATTATAGGGATTGTTACATAGAAGGTGGAACTGATTTCATTTGCGGAAATGCAGCTTCTGTTTTCCAA AGATGTCATTTACATTCACTCTCAAAAGGAACAGGCGCTATAACGGCACAAGGGAGGGCGTCACCAGAAGAGAACACCGGATATATATTTTTAGGATGCAGTATAACAGGGGTAGGAACAGCACTACTGGGAAGACCATGGGGTGCTTACTCTAGGGTCATCTTTGCTTTAACTTACATGCCATATCATGTCATTTTACCTGTTGGTTGGAATGACTGGGGTGATCCGACCAAACAAAG TACTGTGTATTATGGGCAATACAATTGCTATGGAGGAGGAGCAAATGTGTCAGGAAGGGCTGAATGGTCGCATGTGTTATCAGATGAAGAAGCTGCACCTTTCCTGACTAAAACAATGATCGGCGGAAGAGATTGGCTTAGACCTGTCCCAACCAGGTTCCATAAAATGCCTAATTCATCTCCTACTACTACCACAACAACAGCGCCACCGCCAGCAGCACCACCACAACAACCAACAACGGAACAACCTTCTTCGCTGGCTTAG